In Taeniopygia guttata chromosome Z, bTaeGut7.mat, whole genome shotgun sequence, the sequence AAAACGACAACTAATGACTTACCTCCTGTTCCATTAATTCCCTGTGCCTCCTGGCCCCTTCGTGCCTCCACAACTTTAGGCACACCATCGCACTAATTAGATAGAGGATCACCGTGACAAACAAGAAGATTATTGCAGCAGTCTGACCGCCCTCCACACGGCAAAAAGCCGCATTTATCGGAGTCTTAAACAACTGGTAATAGCACAGCCCACCTCGGTTGGTATCGTTTACGTACACTATGGCAGCAGACATGTACAGGATGAACAAGGCCACATTGATCCCAAACTCGGTCAGAGGCCACCAGTTGGAATCGAGGAGGATAGTTCGGTAGTACATGGACATGCCCAGCACGAGCAGCACTATGGTGACGATCCACGCCATTCCCGCCACCACCAGGATGAACGGCGTTTTGGGCCCGCTGTAGGAGTACCCCCCGTAGGCGCTGCCCGCCCCGTATCCGTAGGGCTGCGAGTACCCGAACATGTTGTACCACTCGTTGTCCTTGTGTACGTAGGCAGTGACACAGGCGAAGACGGCGGCGCCAAGCAGCAGCTCGGCCACGCCGAGGAGtctgagcagccctgcccaggatTTCATGTAGGCGTAGCGCTGGTGGTATTCCTCCACCCGCTCGCTGTACGTCTGCCCAGTGCCGGCGCGACGCTCCAGCGAGCCCGAGGGATCTCCGGAGGGCAGCATGGCCTCGGCCTCCTTCCGAGAGTTGTAGCTCCCGCCCGACCCCCCGAATGGGTCCGTGTAGGAGCCAGGCACCGTCCTGGTCCCTGGCTGCAGCGGGGCGGGAGAGGCAGGCGGCGAGCACTCGACCCCGTCTGAGATATACCTGATGTCGGAGGTCGTGCTGTCCCAGCTGGAACCGGGGTGGCGTCTCCCTTTGAAGAAGTTCTTCCACGAGTCCGGAATGAACCGCCGAACCGGcttgagctctgccagcccGCCGAGGCTCGGGCTGGCCCGGCCTGGGCCGagggggggctgcaggggcagcgggggcggcggcggggcggcggcggacCCGGGGCTGGCCCCGCGGGGCAGTGGGGACCTGCCGGGCCGCCTGCCCTGCGAGCTCCGCGACATGGCCGATGCTCAGCCCGGCCCCTCTCGCCTCACCGGACGTGAGAGAACTGCCGCGGGGTGCCAAGGGCAGCCGGCGCCGGGGAAGGACGAGCCGGGCGGAGAGCGCCCAGAGGCCCCAGTCACGCAACACCTGCGGCGCCCCGGCGGCCTCACCTGCGGCGGCCCCACGGCCTTCGCCCGGGGAGGCGGGAGCTTCCGGCCGGCCGGGAGCGGCGGTACCGCCCCGGCCAGGAGCGGCGGGAGGTTTCCCGAAACCGCGGCGCGCCAGGGGTGCGGGcgccggcggggcgcggccgggcCTCGCAGGAGGGCTGGACGCCGTTTCTCACAGCATGACAggatgggtcaggttggaagggactgcAGAGGGTCATGtgttccaacctccctgctcagctgctcagggagagtTATTCTAGAGCACATCGCACGGGATTGCGTCCAGACACTTCTTGAATATCTCTGGTGGAGGAGACTCCACTATCTGTTCCAACGCATCGTCACTCGCACAGAAATAAAGGCATTCTTCAGCTGGAACTTACTTTGCATCAGTTTCTGctcattgcctcttgtcctattgcttggcaccacTGAGGAGAGCCCGACTCCGTCCTCTTGATAGTTTCAATGTACATACTTACAAACATTGATAAAGTCctctcagtcatctcttctCGAGGCTGAACAGGTACAACTTCTTCAGCCTTTCCTGGTAAGAGAGATGCTTCAGTCGCCTCATCATCCTTGTCACCCTCCCCTTAAGGAGCTTCATGTCTCTCTGTACTGGGCGCCCCAGAACTGGATGCAGCATTCCAGGTATGACCCTGCCAGGGCTGAGTAAAGGGGCAGGATCATCTCCCTcgacctgctggcaatgctaTTCCTAATGCACTGCAGGATCCTGTTGACCCTCTTACCATaggggcactgctggctcatggacagtGTGTTgtccagcagcacccccaggtccttctccacagagccGTGCTTCagtcccagcctgtgctggtgcttgGCCAGCgcctggcacagagctggccCAGTGATGGGGAAACCCATGGCACTGAGCAGTCTGTTTGGACAAACCAACGCTTCTGCCATCATTTATCAGGTTCAGGAGCTGAAGAAGAAATCTGGTGTGCTGCACCATTGTCTTCTGCAAAGGGCTTTCTACATTCACTACAAAATCTGCAGCTGAGTATAAAACAGCATTAGGAGTTCTATTTAAATGTGTCAGTATGGCTATCAATTTGTCTGTGGTATGCTTCAGTCTCTTCTTTTATAAGGTTTGAAATTCCAGAGTGATCATTTTTAAGGTATAAATTTTAATGAAACCTTCAAATGCTCACAACTTATCAATCTTGGACTCTGGAAACAAACTGTACAAAtgcaaagtaaataaaaatgtgttaaaaataaAGAGTTATTCCTTAattgaataaaaaagaaagtgttCTTATAAATAAGTTCTAAGATTACCTCCCAAAATACCTTTAGAGTAGTGTCTTCCTAATATCTTACATAAACGAAATCTGACCTAAGAAAAATAATCACCAGTACCATATGGGGTAAATCAAAATGCACTTAGAATTAAAGACACTGGAAAGTAATTATTTCATATGTTTAGTTCAGTGTCCTGTTTGCATTATTTTGGATACTGAAGTTGATATATCTATTTGAAGTGTTTCTCACATTTTCATAACATACTTACAGATTGCCTCCAAATAAAACCCTACAGTCTA encodes:
- the MARVELD2 gene encoding MARVEL domain-containing protein 2, whose protein sequence is MSRSSQGRRPGRSPLPRGASPGSAAAPPPPPLPLQPPLGPGRASPSLGGLAELKPVRRFIPDSWKNFFKGRRHPGSSWDSTTSDIRYISDGVECSPPASPAPLQPGTRTVPGSYTDPFGGSGGSYNSRKEAEAMLPSGDPSGSLERRAGTGQTYSERVEEYHQRYAYMKSWAGLLRLLGVAELLLGAAVFACVTAYVHKDNEWYNMFGYSQPYGYGAGSAYGGYSYSGPKTPFILVVAGMAWIVTIVLLVLGMSMYYRTILLDSNWWPLTEFGINVALFILYMSAAIVYVNDTNRGGLCYYQLFKTPINAAFCRVEGGQTAAIIFLFVTVILYLISAMVCLKLWRHEGARRHRELMEQEMKTQSSFPEKKYEGDERPREEISYRQLKSLERKPELLNGHIPAGHIPKPIVMPDYLAKYPVIQTNEMRDRYKAVFNDQFAEYKELSMEVHAVLKKFDELDALLKQLPHHPESIYEQERISKVLQEYKKKKNDPAFLEKKERCEYLKNKLSHIKQRIQDYDKVMNWNVET